GAAGAAAGAACCTGAGATGCCTGACCTGGCTGTAAATAAGAAAGTACTAATGCGATTGTCTGAGGATGCTCACCCTGTATAAAATTTAAAAGTTGAGATGGGTCTGTTTTCCTGATAGCATCAAAAGGACGAACCTGTAAAGTAGCCGTCAATCTTTCCAGTATATCATTGGCTTTATCATCACCTAATGCTTTCTGTAATACATCACGGGCATAATCTATACCACCCCGATTGATATAATCTTTAGCCTCTGCTAAATGATAAAACTCACGGAGGGTTTCATCTTTAACTTCAGTATCAACCTGCTGCATATTAGCAATCTCTAAGGTTAATTCTTCTATCTCTTCATCATCTAGATGCTGAAAAATCTGAGCAGAAACATCCGGACCAAGAGAAACAAGCAGTACAGCGGCTTTTTCTTTTCCACTTAAATTCCTTTTAGCCATACAATCACCTCGCTTTTCTTAGTTTTTAGCAAAATTTAATCCTGTTCAAGCCAGCTTTTAAGTAACTGAGCTATTTCCCCAGGTCTATCATTAACCAGTTCTTCTATATCTTCTTTCATTTTTCTTCTTTCTTTTTCTTCTTCAGATAATTCTTCTTCAGAAGATGAAGTTGCTTCTTCTCCAACCATCATATCAACTGTCTGGCCTGTTTCATATGTTTCTTCTTCTGTTCCTTTTCGTAAAATAAAGAAGGTTGCTATAAGGGCCAGTAAGATAAATGCTATTAAACCACCATATATATACATTCTTCTTCTGTTTTCGGCCTGAGCAGCTAATTGGGCCTGAGTAGCCTCTTCTTCCAGACTATCATTAAATTGCATACTGGTTACACTAACCTGATCATTACGATCTTCCTGATAACCAATTGCTGCCTGGACAGCATTCCTTATATTATTAACTGTTTCTTCATTCTCTTCATTATTTAAAATCACTGAAACAGAGAGTTGTTCTACATCACCAGGAGCATATTTGTGTTTTTCTATTTTTTCATTTATTTCATAATTAGTAACAGTATT
Above is a window of Halanaerobiales bacterium DNA encoding:
- a CDS encoding flagellar M-ring protein FliF C-terminal domain-containing protein encodes the protein NTVTNYEINEKIEKHKYAPGDVEQLSVSVILNNEENEETVNNIRNAVQAAIGYQEDRNDQVSVTSMQFNDSLEEEATQAQLAAQAENRRRMYIYGGLIAFILLALIATFFILRKGTEEETYETGQTVDMMVGEEATSSSEEELSEEEKERRKMKEDIEELVNDRPGEIAQLLKSWLEQD